Genomic DNA from Vigna radiata var. radiata cultivar VC1973A unplaced genomic scaffold, Vradiata_ver6 scaffold_161, whole genome shotgun sequence:
CATACAATCACATAAACGTTTTATTCGTAACAGTTTAGTTGCAAATTAAAACCAgcaatataaaatacataacaGAGttcaaatacaattttaatcaaattgtgtctccttttaaaatagatataatgGGTCAATGAGTAATATAATGATTGATATAATGGTGATTACAAAATATCAGCATGGCCATGGCAGGCATTGGTCTCGGATGTTGAAGCCCTGTCAAAACACAACTTGGGTATAAGTAACCATAATTGCAGTCTAGGTAGACAACAATTCATCACAATAAATTCAAGTTGAATCATTGGACTACAAAAAAAAGAGTCATTAGGCTTGAAATCCATCGCATATgacaaactaataaaaacttcaaaatattgTCCATACCATAAATTGAGAATTTGGACGAAAAGTCTGGTTCCTTGAAGCAGTGTTGTTGCCAACTGATATTGAGGGAGTGATAGCTGTGCTACTCACAGGCCTTGGCTGCCCATCTGAATATAGTGGGGCGTCTAGCCATGGGATTGATGATCGAACTCCATCAAAACCAAATCTTGGATCCTGATAACCTGAAGTTGGACCACGACCTGGCATAGCAACCCTTTCATTTGAAGCTTTGGAACTATAAGATGAATTCTGATTGGCCTGTTTAACAGGAGCAACAGAATTATTACCTTTAGCATTGCCACCGTTTGCTACACCATTAGAATTTCCATTGGCTGCTTCAACAGGGAGAGTCTTTTGATCAGCAGCAACTGAGGTCGAAACCTCACCCTGAGGAAGGACAGCAGGAGTAGGTGTGAATGGCGCACTTGTTGGTGTTAACGGTTGAAAATAGGGAGGATACTAATAATGTTGAGGCCCGTACAACTGACCATCATTACCCATGGTTGGAACTGGAGACCCTGCTGGCGAATAGGGGCCATAGGGAGCATATCCATACCCATGGTGATAAACTAGAGACCCGTTATCCCCATAAACTCCCTGACAACAAATCAAAAGGTAGTGCAGATAATAGCATTAGCAATTGGATCAAAGGGGCTGCAGAATGTGGAAAACGGTAAAGTAAAATTTCTCACCCAAGTCATCTCAATTGGATCAGTTGCTTCTGTAGCAAATCAGTGAAGGAATACCAAAAACCTCTCGagaaataaaagttttcaacaTTGATAAAACCTAAAACTCATCACACAAACAACAAGATTTCAAAAGACCTCAAACCCCCCGATACCCAACCACTCAAACGAATCAATTTAAACCACAAAGTCAACAACGAAAAAAGTTCAAGCAGATTTTACCTAAAACACTCAACcgcacaaagaaaataacaccaAAGTCCATTTATTGGGTTGCAATGTACGGAAATAACCTGGCAACAGAGTATAAACGGTGCAATGTACACATTTGCCTAAGatcaaataatatctataattttttctaatttcactTCTTATTTTCCTTATCATCTTCTTGATTGTCCTTCGGTTGATTCTCCTTCGGcttttcctctatctttttcttGTTGAATGAGAGTAGTATACAACAACAGTTTTCCGTATACTCATCACAGGCAATCCTCCCCCTCATAGGCTTCTCCATCTCcatctccttttcttttttttcttctatccaCCTATGACTCTCCAAAAGCATCTTCAACGATTCATTACTCTTCTTCCGCCTCTCTTTGATTTCCTTGTCAGCATTCCGTAATTTACTCTGCATAGATTCGTGCGACTCCCTAATCATCTCGTCCCTTTTCCGGAGCTTCTCCGACCTGTCTTCttcgttttcttctttttcttgctcCCTAAGCTTCTTGGTGCcttcaagaatctccttcatcCTCTCTTCGATTTTCTTGTCTTCTTcggtttcttcttttccttgtttttcttgttttccttgtttttcgAAGTCCTCCGCAAATTTCAGACATACACTCCGTATAGCTTCGTCGTCTTTCTTACCATAAAATCGTGCCATGCCTTTTACCGTGCCTTTCGTGTGTTTgcgaacaaaagtaaacatgtttCCTAAAAAACAAGTGTTAGAACCATTAACAAAATTCgcagaaaaggaaaaaggaaagaaccTTTTCGGATTGTGGTAACGCCAACTCGCTCTTCAAATTTTTTCCAACCCGCCACTTTCTTTCATGGGTAACTTTGACACCAGGCTTTGACTAATATTTGATACCATCGACGTCTCAGTTTGTAATTGGTTCtaagtggattttttttttaaatactgaAAATGACTTGGAAACAAAGGGCTTGGGGTTTCGGGAGTTTTTCATTTGGcgggttttattttttaagtttaaattgaGTTATCTTTGAGAGTGTCTTGTTTTTAGAAGACTTAATTTCATGGGCTATGACCAAAAGTGGTTAATGTACTCATTTGTAATAATTTGGTTGTTTAGTGGTATCTCTTATAATGTTTGTTCAAGGGAGAACTAGATATAATTTTGATGAATTAGTATAAAATCTTATGCATTGTGTGTTGTGCTTGTTAGCTAGATAATATAGTCTGGTGTTATGTGAAAATAGTGCATTATCTATTTAAACTTCTCCTTCTAAAATTGTTCAAACACTTGTTATACAATAAATAGTTATAACTTACAATAATGcaataattataacttatatcttaaaaaatacCTTGTGTTATTAATCCTTGAAAGAAAGTAAAAGGGTTTTTCAAAAGTGACATTATATGTATTTGTATAAGTCAGAAGTAATAGGAAATAGTACTTGTttgtaattgaaattttgaataatggaaCCTTTCAAgaatttcttaaagaaaaaccAAATGTAGTCCAAAGTTGaagtaatgtaatataaaaatgaatgttctttacttttctattaTAGTTATAGATGACGAAATTTGTTTTGTGATGCAATGAAAATGAAGGACAAGCCTCATTTATTTAAAGGAGAGAAATTTGATTACAAGACAcagaaaattttcattctttaaatcTTGTGATACTCATATGATAAACATAATGGACAATGGAAATTATATTTCATGTGAGATGAGGATAAAACTCTTCCTAAAAACAAATGAACATATGAGTTGAAACAAATATactaatcaaattttaaagCCAAAAACGCTTTCATCTGTGCATTGTTACAGAAGGAGTATAACCAAATCCTTATCTTCAAATAATCTAAAGAAATATAAAGCACTTAATAGAATATATGAAGGTTTCACTaaggtaaaacaaaataaacttagCCTTCATTCATAGTggataatatgattttttttaatatagaaaaagaaaaataaaagcatacAAACCATATTCAGTAGATTTAAAACCATATTAAATGAATTGAGGTCactagataaatatttttaaaactagaCCGTATTGACAATAACTTAAGAAGATTACCTAGACAATGGAGATAATAGAAAATAACACCATCAAAGAACTTGGAAACCTCTCCTTAAGAATTCATATGAATCATCAAAGTCCATAAGTTGAAGCTCCATCAATATTGATTAGCTGAGAAAAGAGATATATCTTATGTTAAAAGTATAACAACCTAAAAGAAACACtacaaaatacttaaaataagcCATGGACAACATCATAAGATGAGTTCACGCTTATTTTTTGAGCCATGGATTGAAGTGTTGGAAATGCAAGTGCgagtccaagtcccacattggataaaaatgagaaagtagagcactatatagAGGTGAAAGACCTATTAACCCATTGCctttaaggttttgggtagagagtggtgtcaattctTTATATGGTTGGGTTCATATCTCTTTGACAAAGAATGTCATTACGTTCATGAGGTCCACTATTAAGTCTTAAACcagaaatacaataaaaatcaaatcaagtaAATCCTAACTTTTATGagttcatgaaaaaaaaaaaaggaaaatacaaaGATGACTTTAAGAACAAAAAAGTCTACCGGCATGTCCaaaaaatgataacaaaataaaacttatcatttattttttcatttcttgtacTCAACtccaatttcttcttcttcttttttcttaaacttctattatataaaaatcCAGGGTAAACTTTCATTAAGAGCATTCAATATTACGAAAGTATTACTCATAATATCTACCTTTAAAATCTACCgaattctctcttttcttttatttttccactAAATCAAACTTATAATGGTTGTTGCTTTATCTATTTGACCTCTAACGAACTTCAATTtgatatagaaataaaatataaacaattttccCACCTCTTTGTCTCTAACTCCAAGATGGTGTTTATTGTTGTCAAcgttgttttatttaaattcagcGTGATAAATTTTGGTTCAAAACtatgcattttcttttttaccttttttttttataattttgattctttgGTTTGAACCACGTGtaattttaatacttaaatGCTAGTAAATAGATTTCCCCTTCTACATATTCATATTATGAAAAGTGTATGCGCAGAGAGTCTCAAACCAAAGATTTATGACAAAAGTTTTTCACCACTCGTTAGACTTTGCAAGACAAAAGATGCATAAGAAAAACGTCGAATAAAAGGATGTCTTACAGTATTGACGTAGTTTCAAAggatatcataaaataattaccatgctttttcttttgatagaagaaataaagaacataAGTATAATATGAAACGTAAGAATAAGGAAACTAAATTGacaaaataatctagaaaaaaagaaaacagaagaaatataataatgataacgACCAGTGCTTTCCTTTACCCCATTGTTCTGCTCTCTGTTGTCTTACTGAAAAGTGAAAATCATCGTTGTTGACAATGATAATGAAGAGTAGTTATCATATCGGAACACAATAAAGTATTGATTAAAGGGAGAGTTATGAAAGCTGCagctaagaaataaaaaagtaatcgAGTGTGGAACCTCAAAAGAAAAGCTGGATCCCACTCTCACTGTTCTAATTCAGTTGAAAAGTTCTGACCCcaaaattaatagttaaaaataaattatacaatagTTTTGTtgtatataagtttaaaatagaGTCAACTTTTGGCGCTATTCTGAATCCCAATATATATGATGTGATTGTCCAGAGAAGAGGACCTTCTCCTTCGTAGCTTTCTGCTGGTGCATCATCGTTGAGCCATGAAAAAAACCCTCAGCATTCTCCTCTTCCTCCTTCCCACCATAACCATCTCACTTTCTGAACCCCTTGAACCAAAGCAATTAAAGGCTCTTCAATCCCTCAACATCCCAACCACAGAAGATCCATGCTCCCAACCCTCCTTAGTCTGCGACACCTCCACACCCTTCCGCCACATCACCACCCTACAACTCTCCAACTGCACCTCTCCCCACCTCTCTCTCTCCTTCGCAGCCCTCAAATCCCTCTCCACCCTCCACTCCCTCCTCCTCCTCAACTGCCCCGTCACCTCCACCCCCTCCCCCACCCGCTTCCCTCTCCAACTCTCCTCCACGCTCCGCTCCCTCACCTCCGTCAACAGCCTCCTCAACATCTCCGCCGTCTCCCTCTCACACCTCAGGAACCTCACCCACCTCACTCTCTCCAACCTCACCATCAAAGCATCCGCTCCCTACGTTCTCTTCTCCCACATCTCCAACCTCCAGACCCTCACCATTTCCCACGCCAACCTCGCCGGCTCTCTCCCTAAACACATCCACTCTCCCAACCTCACCTACATCGATCTTTCTTCCAACAACCTCCGCGGAAACATACCCTCCTCCCTCACCATGTTGGACAACCTCCaagttttgatcctttcttcTAATCAACTCAAGGGTGAGATACCCTCTTCCATTGGGGACCTCATTTCTCTGAAAAACCTCTCCTTGGATTCCAACTCCTTCTCCGGCTCTGTTCCCGACTCCTTGTCCGCCATACCCGGTTTGGTTCACTTGGATCTCAGTTCCAACCAGCTCAATGGGACCATCCCAGACTTCATTTCCCAAATGAGTAACCTCAAACACTTGAACCTCGCAAACAACCTCCTTCGCGGGGTTCTGCCTTTCAACTCCACTTTCATCGACAGGTTGCAAGTGTTCAAGGTGGGTGGCAACGGGAACTTGTGTTACAACCGTTCGGTTCTGCCTTCCCAGTTGAAGCTGGACATCGCTCCTTGCGATAAGTTCGGAAGGCCGGTGTCTCCTCCACCCTCCAAACGTTCTTCTGCAGATGATAGCAGCGATGATGGAGACTATGATGGTGATTATGATGATGGAGATGCCAGTGTTAGTCACAAGAAGGAACATCATCATGGACCCAACAAGGTGGTTCTTGGTGTGGCCATAGCGCTTTCTTCCATGGTCTTTGTCGTTGTTTTTCTAATCCTGTGCTCCAAGTGCTGTCGctgaaaaaaaagttttggtTTCTGAAACGATGAAAGGTGCCCCCATAGAATCATGAGAGGAAAATTGTTTATGTTGAGCTTTTGTTTCATTTGgtattttaatgaatttcttGTGCAGTGCAATGATTTGCATAGGAGGAGTGATAATGGCCTTTGCCACTTTTGTAATTAGCTCTTTATGAGTAGAAAGAGGTGCATGCTGTATCCAGAAAGAAGCGATTAACTTCTGCTAGAAGCACTTATTTCTCCCACTTCACCACTGTGCTAGCTCAACAACCCTCACTCTTACCTTTTTGTTTGTTGCGCCACACTTTCACAACTCTTTCCTCAAATAAACCTTGATTGAGGAGCATACTTTTCGTAACATTTTCTTGTTAAATAGGTTATTAAAAGGATATaactaagaaataaaatttataaaattttatgattgttttaccAAATTAATGACAACTTCTTGCGTTAAAAACTAAAGTCAATGTGGGAGAGAATGGCTAGTTAGCAAGATTTTAGGTTCATATGTTCTTCTCTAAACAAtgtgtattattaatatttggtATATAAGATCAAATattatctaatttaaattattgtgttttattaatcattaaGTGTTGTTAAGAAGGATTAAATATTTACtgctatattttttaatgattcaaaaaaaatattattttaaattattcttaacaatgttttatttttgtttgcataactagtgttttaaaaaatggttagGCTTTATATATGGTCATGACTAAGGAAAATAAGtgcaattataaatttaattcta
This window encodes:
- the LOC106779772 gene encoding receptor-like protein 51 translates to MKKTLSILLFLLPTITISLSEPLEPKQLKALQSLNIPTTEDPCSQPSLVCDTSTPFRHITTLQLSNCTSPHLSLSFAALKSLSTLHSLLLLNCPVTSTPSPTRFPLQLSSTLRSLTSVNSLLNISAVSLSHLRNLTHLTLSNLTIKASAPYVLFSHISNLQTLTISHANLAGSLPKHIHSPNLTYIDLSSNNLRGNIPSSLTMLDNLQVLILSSNQLKGEIPSSIGDLISLKNLSLDSNSFSGSVPDSLSAIPGLVHLDLSSNQLNGTIPDFISQMSNLKHLNLANNLLRGVLPFNSTFIDRLQVFKVGGNGNLCYNRSVLPSQLKLDIAPCDKFGRPVSPPPSKRSSADDSSDDGDYDGDYDDGDASVSHKKEHHHGPNKVVLGVAIALSSMVFVVVFLILCSKCCR
- the LOC106779771 gene encoding beta-mannosyltransferase 2-like — its product is MFTFVRKHTKGTVKGMARFYGKKDDEAIRSVCLKFAEDFEKQGKQEKQGKEETEEDKKIEERMKEILEGTKKLREQEKEENEEDRSEKLRKRDEMIRESHESMQSKLRNADKEIKERRKKSNESLKMLLESHRWIEEKKEKEMEMEKPMRGRIACDEYTENCCCILLSFNKKKIEEKPKENQPKDNQEDDKENKK
- the LOC106779770 gene encoding uncharacterized protein LOC106779770 produces the protein MPGRGPTSGYQDPRFGFDGVRSSIPWLDAPLYSDGQPRPVSSTAITPSISVGNNTASRNQTFRPNSQFMGFNIRDQCLPWPC